The sequence below is a genomic window from Setaria italica strain Yugu1 chromosome IV, Setaria_italica_v2.0, whole genome shotgun sequence.
CCCGTTTCCAATTTGAGGAGCTTGTTTTATGTGTTCCGTTCTACAAGATGCCATGGGCAACATTTCAGCTGTTGCACTTGATGAGCAGCTGTCAAATTGAAGAATGCTCTGCCCCGATACCTAGCCCCTCCATCCGTAAACTTGGAACAGAGAAAGCTCCTTCTCCAGCGAGTTTTGTGCTGCGGCCATGCGGATCTGGTCTGGTGCTGTTTGGAGTTTGGTTCTGATGCACCGACACCGTCAGGGGGAGAGGTAAGcagtttcatccaactcctaacCCTCCTGAAATTTCATCTTTGCTGATAAACTCTTATAACACGTCGACAAGTGTCCGCATGAAGCGTGTGCGGTGATCCCAATCTCCATGATGGGAATCATGTGCACGAATCAGTAAAGTGGGGGAAAACGCATTTTAATCTGGGCCCTTTTGCGCAGATCAAATTCCTTGCTGAGCTAAGCACCAAATATAATACTGCACTTAACCTCCGCTTTCATCTACCATAATACGGAAAGCAGCAGCTGATCTGATCTCCTCTCCCAGGTACGGTACTCGGCCCTTCTTAATCTGTtgtgtcccggacgattgctgGTACTGTCGTACCGTGATTTCGCTATTGGTGAATGATCAGGCTTCCGTACGTGGTTACTGCTGCAGACATGGACGGGCCACCTCCCATGGCAGCCATGGGTTTGGGTTCAGTTCTGTTGAACTGGCTGCATCTGCTGCTGGGGAGACCGGCACAGCGCCTGCCTCGTCGGTTGCAGGATGGTCCGAACTCTGGAGCGAAGACCATGCTGCTAGAGACTCATAGCCTGGTGCCGGATCTAGCGTGGCTGGCTCCTGTGACTTTTGCGTCGAGGACCTGTAGCATGCTTGAGTGTGTTGTACGCTTGCGGTTGCAGatgaaagagagagggaggagggagaaggggaccAGACCAGGCCGGCCAATATGCCTGCACCCAAGCGCAAGCAAGAACGGGATTAGGTCGGATGGATGAAGCAAGCCATGTGACAGTTCAGTGAAAAAATAAAAGGTGCGCGTCTAGAACCTTTATCTCTGGGCCCTTGCAGCATTCTTTTCCTGCTAAGTGGCCGGAATTGCTAGCTTGACAAGGGTCTTTCCACCTTGCCGACAGGTTTCAGTCTTCAGTATCACCGAGGTTTTTTCAGCAATCAGCACTAGTGTGCGTTCGCGCGTGCTGAAAACCTGAGTTCCAGGAGATCAAGAATGAGGCTTCTGCAGTTAAAAGGATTTACGTCCTCGTTGGTGACGGTAGCAGGTACGAACTGAACTGAACATATATTATTAAGTTTTTTTGATGAAGTTAATAGATTGTTACTCGTCGTACTATTTTTGAGCCCATCAGCTCAAGAAACTGGATGCAAGTGCAACTGGACAGTGGGTGTCACTGTGTGAGCATAGCACAAGGCTACGTTTCAACAGCTTACTTGGAACAGTAGTATAAAACAAGATGCTCATCTCCAGCTCTAAAGCCTCACGGCTCTGCCAGGCCAAAGAAAACTAACACATGgggcctcctttctctctctcatcaTGGAAACAACCACGGTCTGTGCTGCACATTTTTCTGCACGGATCCACCAATGAGACGCGTGCACTTTTTACACCAAAGTTGCATTGCCCCCAAAGCACATCTCGCTGGGTGAGCTTTGCTCAAAGCATGCCGAGCCATCTTGGATTTAGCCATTCCCCCGTGGCAGTTGGCCTGTTGCTACCTTGCTATAAAGGGAAGCCAGTTCGCTGCAGGACGGCTGTACCGTATGGTACTGTGGAGTGAGGGAGGAACTGTGAGCCACGGAGGGCCTTATACAAGCAGCCGTGGTCATGGCGAGATCACTGGCTGGCTTGCTCGAGAACACCCCGCTCTAGTTTCGCAAGGTTTGGCAACCGGGCGCGAGGAGAGATGGGTCTCGCCGGCGGCATTGTCCGAAGGGTCTTCTCCAAGAGCCCGTGCTCGTCGGCCGGCAGCGGACGTGCCCACAGTGTGCGTGCCTTATCTCTCTTTATCCCTTTCGTTTGCCGCGATGTTAAGAGTTTAAGACATCAGATGTGTGTTCTTGCTGCTTCAGTGTTTCTGTGTGCCACTTTGTTCCGAGTACTAGAGTAGCCCTTATCTGTAGTTGAGtgcaaaaaaaacagagagtgAAGAACTGAATATCACTCTTGTCTCTTGATGCATAATTAGTAGTTGTCCAGGAGGCTAACTTACTTTTTGCGTTGCATCTGTACTTGCCATATCGCCTCTGGAAATGGTACGGTTTTGGGATGGGCGTATGGTATCTGAAAAATGGAGCTTGATGTGTCGCTTAACTGACGGTGTGCGTGACGGACATGGTTGCAGGAGAAGGGCGCTGCAGATCACCGGAGAAGATGGAGCTCTCTCCGACTGTACCTATGCGGCGACGAGATGAATGCAGCCCCagaagatgacgacgacgagaCTCTCTCCGTCAAGAGCTTCGAGACCTGCGTGATGCCGCAGGAGGCGCACGTCCCAGTGGCTCAACCAAGCGACGTGCACAATGCCGATGACAACACTGGGGAGCCTGAAGATCAGAGGGTCCCCGGCGAGCATAGCCACATTGTTGCGCCAACAGAGCCGGCCGAGAAGGAAGGAGCGGCAACGCTGATCCAGTCTGCATTCAGAGGATTCATGGTGCCATCCTAGTCTCAGTGTTCAACTAATCCCATTTGgcagaaaagaagaagaaccatTGTTCACGCAGATACATTTGTTTCTGAACCGCAGGCGAGGAGGGACCTGCAGGAGCTGAGGAAACGCAAAGAAatggacggcggcgccgacgagcccAGGAGCCCCACTTCGGTGTCTGTTGCGACGTCGGTGGTAGTCCAGGTAGGCGAGTCGGTGAGCAACCTCCGGCTAAGCGGCGAGGACAGCGCGTCGGTGCAGCAGCGGGGGAGCCAGAagtcgcggccgccgccgctgccagcgTTCAGAGTGAAGGTAACGATACGTTTCACGCTGCGCAAGTAGACTGAAATGCAGAGTTGAATGGCATTTGCATCTCCCCATCGCCATTGTTGATGATGGATATTGCACCTGGTCTCAGGAGGAGTGGGACGACAGCACGGTGAGCTCCAACGTGTCGAGGATGAGGATCCAGAGCCGGATCGAGGCGACGACGCGGCGCGAGAGAGCCCTCGCCTACGCGTTCTCGCAGCAGGTAGGCACTACTGCGCATTGCTTCAAACCATTGTGCCAAGAGCCCGAGACTCGTGAGTCGTGACAGTGGGTGAGCTGATTTTGGAGTCCAATTCCATTGATGCCAGCTTCGGAGCTGCGGCGGCACGAAGAAGCGGTCGGCGCGGCCGGAGCAGGCGGAGTTCAACGTGGGGTGGAGCTGGCTGGAGCGGTGGATGGCGACGCGGcaggcggagccggcggcggacgactGCATGAGCCGGAACGCGGACACGGGCTCCGCCGTGGCCGGGCGGCGGGTGGTGATCGTCAGGCGGCGGAgcgacgtcgccgtcgaggagaAGGAGAGCTGCGGGTCCAACGACGTGTCCGTCGTCAGCTTCGACGGCTCCAGCCtcggcggccggagcgggcTCAGCTGCCACAAGCCGGGCAGGAGCCGGCTCAAGGGCGCCCGGAGCCTGCCGCGCCGCAAGGTGGCGTCGTCGGACCACCGCCTCCAGGCAAGATCACACAAGGTAATTTCGCCCCCATTTCACTGCCGTAATTTTGACGCCGACCGACCTTGAACGATGCGGCGTGCTGACGCAACGATTTGCCGGCGACCTCTCTGTTGTTGACAATGCAAAGGTGAGCAAGAAAGGGCACAAGGAGCAGGCGCCGCCGCACAAGGACCAAGCCGAGGCCGACGGCTACGACGCCGCTTGCCAGCCGCCGACGGATTACTGAGGCGGACACCGGAGCTCTGCGACCATCTGCTGTGCATACACTACGATTTGGATTTGCAACCTCAAGTAGCTGACGATTTGTTTGGGTTTGCAACAGTCTGAAAGACTGCCACATGTAAAGTTCTTCGCTAAATGTTGCATCAGATGTCGCTGTCTCTAACTTTGCTCCTCCCAAACAAAATCTGCCGTGCAATGCCCTTGCTGCTTCACCGACAtgacgccgccgcagccgacgAGTAAACGGCCCGGCGAAGGCTACACGGTAGGACAAAGGAGGAGCAACGAGAAACCATACAAACACACGGGGGTGATACTGTGAATCTGTTTCCATTCCATATCAACTGCATCCGATCTACACCGCACCAACatcgccggagaagaagcaccggcggccaaacccagcgccgccaccgttcCACACCAATCCAATCCGGCGCAGCTATATCTCCTTACTACTGCACTGGTATATTTCTAGCTCCGTCACAATGGTTGCTACCTATACCAACCACGGTCAGGGGGTGGAGAGCCCCGTGTGGTTGCTGGACGCCTGCGAGGCCACGTCCTCCTTGGCGATGGCGACATAGTTCAccggagcaaccggcctgctcGCATCCCTCCGCCCATCCCGGCTTGCGGTCCTGCCACCGCTCTGGAGGGCCGACAGCCTCCGGACCGGCGTGCCATTAACTGCACCACCACCACTGTTTGCCCGGGCGCCAGCAACCTTCCTTGAGGACTGGGGCCGCGCTGGGCTCGGCTTCGAACCAAACAGCTTCTCCTGTTCCGCGGCTAGCTGATCATTTATCTTTTTCTGGTCCTGAAAGGTTATGAGGGGGTGCAGAATATGGATTAGATAGTTGTTCAGGAACCATTCATACAAGCAACCAAGTACACagtaagaaataaataaataccCTCATTCTTCGCTTCTCGTCTTCCTTGTCCTGCCTCAGAATTTTGTATTCGTCCAGCATTGCAAGGAGAGGAACGCCGTCATAGGTGAACGGCATGCCGTGCTCTTGTTCCCAAGCCTGGGTCTTCGCAACCAGCGTGTCAACAATAGCTAGCATAATGAAAACATCAAAGGTATTAATGAAAAGTTAGCTCAGGTTATGAAGGACATTGTATTACAAAATTCCAATGTCATGTAAGCGAGTATAACAGCAAGAGTAAAGAAGAGTTTACTCGCCTCTGTAACATGGTCTGATTTGCACACAAAGAATTATGTTCATGGTCGGAGCGTACCTGGAATTTTATTGACCAAAACACGAGCCTTTTCTGCACGTTTCAGATTCAGATGTGCACCCCTAGTTGCACTGTACCTGTTATCATCCTGCCATTAAAAAAGCATCAATGTCAGAATATTGTGATAGAACATGGAGAGAAGCTGGTGGAAATCACTACCTACAATGAAATAATTTGCTTGTCCTAagcgtcatatatttaaggatGCAGCTATATAACAACAAAAAATCAGTTTCTAAGTATGGCAACATGTACAGGAGCCAAAACGCAGCTTGGTGTATCTTCCATGAGACAATTCACTAGACTGAATAAGCGGTATAAGTAGCAGAAAGAATTTAAATACCCGGCTATAGTCTTCAAGCCAGCTCTCTTCTTCACAAGCTGACATCCACCTATCAACCCTCTCCAATATGTCCTTTCTGCTTAACGCCTCTTCATTTGCTTGAAGTATCTGGTTCTCCATATTGGCCAGTAGTTCCGAAGGTTCAAAACTACTAGACTCGATAATAGACATTATTCTATCTCTGGCAGCACTAGTATCTATTGCAATATGAGCCCGGGCATATATATCTTCAAGTTCAGTCTGCTTCTTGAATGCGATATCCTTCATCCTACTAGCTTTCAGCTGATCGAGCCTTTCAACTTCAAGTTCAGCCTTGAAAGTGCAAAAATAATCAGTAGCAGGCAAACAACAGCACGCTATTTATAATGTCCAAGGAACACTGAAACGAAACCACTCTCTAACCTGCTCAATTACATCAAGAGCCAGAGCTCCTGGAACTGTCACTTCATCCAATGTTGAGGACATATTGCATGTGATGTGATGAAAAGGTTGGCGTTCCTCCACCCGGGCATCCATTAAGTTCCAAAGATCAGATAGCTGGGATGCTAGGGCTTGAATCTGAAAAAGCGTATCAATAACCGGGAATAGTATCCACAAAGTAAGCAATATATCAGAGACTGGAAAAGAATGGATAATCAAGATCAAGAACCCCATTGCAAATTTACCTTTGCAAACCTCTTTGATTTTTCTTCTTGAAGTCCAATCACCATTTTAGACAGCTTGGATAAAGTTTCATCACTGATGCTCTTGGATTGAACACCAACAGAGTCATCAAGGCTAGGATGAACTTCAGTAACTGTGCCCACGAAATTCATGCCGAGTACAGAACAGAGATCGTGCACTGAACTCACAGATTCGAGAATCTTGTGGAGCCTATTACTCTGCAATGCagaaaaatatttagaaataatATTCGAGTGCACTGATTTTTATTTGTCTAAAAAGATACTAGTAAGATGATCATCAGCTGTATCAGTATACTATCACATTCAGTATACTATTGACATTATGCCAGTGTTTAGAATACACCACCATGGTGGAATTGGACATGTCAAGTTGTTCTCTTTTTTATGCGGAGACATGTCAAGTTATTCAATTTGgcatatgaagataattagTTCAGCAGATAAAATTTGCAAAGTTGTGTTATGCCAAAAGTTATCATCCCTCTATCATGGTTGGGGTTTGAGGGTTGCAGCATAGGCGCTTTAACTAAAAACAGCAATTGCAGGATTGCACAAAGCAAAGCAAACTATGAAATTAGTAACAACCTTTTCCTTTTGTAGGGCTTGTAGTTCAAAAAGAAATTCATTTAACTTCTTTACTGAAAGATCATCCTCATTGACATGGGGTGTTTCCAAGAGTTCACCAGACTGTAAATTCCCAGTGATTTCACCACGTAGTGTCTGAATCTGAAGTTGTACGTCAGCAAACTCTTTTACCCTACTATCTCTTTTCCTGCAGAGTAGTTCCAAGGATGGTGATATAGCTGCTAGTTGCTCCTTGATTGTACCAGTTGTCTTGTCAGGCTGTAAATTAGGAGCAAAGAGCCATGGGCCCTATATTAATAAAACAATTTTTAATTGAAGATGAAGATAAAATCTACCAAAATATAAAACCAGCAATCTGTCAACCGACTATATAATTCTAAACTGGGGAATCTGGTAAAACAGGGATCAGTATAAATGAAAAGGAATATCTTTTAAGCAACCCAGTAATCTATTTCAGTTACACATTGTAGTCTATCATGCAACAATTTCATTTATAAGTTCTAACTTCTAAGGGCAATGTATTCTGTTTTCAAAGAAAAAGGTCACTGCAATCATATATTTTTCCCAGATACTTACAATGCCAGAAACAGACAGCTCTCCTAATGCAGAAAGGAGTCTGGTCAGCTCGGATTTGGAGTTGGCAAGCTGTTGAAGGAGACGTGCTCTGGAGCTAGAAGCATGATCGACCTTTCTCCTATAAACATCTAAGCACTCTTGCTCTAGCTGAAGTAACATCTTGTCGCGATCTTCATCGCTTTCACCAACCTCATCCCAAATAGCCTGAAATAACACATATCAGTCACTTGTCCAATGCTATGCTACCCAATCCTGTAGAAACAGAATCTAAATTCTTAGCTGATGTAGATTATGAGTTTGAATGGTTTCATGCTGCCACTGCTTTAAGCCTCAGCAAGCATAAATAAAAGGATAATTGCATTTAATGTTTGACTGTTTGAGCATTGAACTATTCCAAAAATAACAAAGCACCTGAAGTTGCTGAAGCAAAGACCCACATGTTGTTTCACCCAACAATGGATCATTGTGACCTGCCACTCCCATTTTAGCTCAATAATCTGCATGGCAATGACAGCGATTATGTATGTTAAAATTATTCAGCATAAATTTAAAGTATGTATATCATGACTCATGAAATGTGTATAAATCTGAAAGCAGCAGAACCCAATCAAATCCATCTACCAATTAAGTTACGAAAATTCATGGAAGACAATATGCTGCAATTTTTAAACCACTTCACCAAAAGAATCGTTAATTCATTATGGTTGCTGAAGAAACACTCGTAGTTTTTCTTAATACAGTAAGCACTACTAAAACTTGACTTCATTGATCCTATAAACTAAAAAAGGCACTCATACTATTTTAGAAATTCAGAATTCAACCTGAATCACTTAGGCGGCAATATCACacacaaaacaaaacagaaaaCATAAATTAGCAATAATATACCATGGCTATGACACACCAAAAATTCAACAATTAGTCTTGCGTACACCTTTATAAACAGTCAGGAAAtgctaaaaaaaactaaatacaTCGGCTGCCTTCCTCAGCAAAAAATTTCCTGAATAAATGCACAAACAGATGTCAACACCTAATAACATTCACTGTGCCCTCTTGACCTTATGGGGACACTGCCTGCTAAGTAATAATAGACTAATGGTACAGAAACAGTGCTGAATATATTCCCATAAGGACCCAAACTCCAACCTAACCAacagaaaagaacaaaaatgtACAGAGAACGCATCTTATCTTCTACGGAATCATCATTTAAGAGCCTGGTAGGATACTAGCGACATTCACCGACCTACCCTCAAAAGGCAAAAGAAAGGAAACGAAAAGATTGCCTCGCGTGACTACAAGCATATATTCCAATAACTTACCTACGCATGACCTGATAATGTTGAGGCATCCAGACATTGCCACATCAAGCTACAAGATTcacgataaaaaaaaaacaaaaatggcGTTTGGGGCATAACAATTTTGAAGCCAACAGAAGATTCACGGAACCAAAATGCCCAAACACGAAAGATCCAATCGAACCATCGGAGTCTGAAATTTGGAAAACCGCCAATCAGACTCGCGACAGACCGACCAAAAATCCAAGACACAACACAACCGCCGCGCTCGGGAACAGACCGAGAAACACGCCAGCAGCCCCAAAACCCGCGCAAACCCCACGGGAATCCGTCGCAGAACCAGGCAAGAAACACGCAAGAACCCCGAAACGAAGAGGAAGGCGTCTTCCTGCCCCCGCTCCCCCAAGAAACACCCCATTTCGCGACGAGATCGCGGAGCCGGAGCACGCACGAAGAACCGGGGTAGCGCCGCTACTAGACAGGCCAGGCGCATGGGGAGGAGGTAATGGCGGTGGGGGTGCTCACCTTgctggccgccgctgccactgGGGCTTAGggttctcgccgccgccgactcttCCTCCTGTTCGGGCACGAGACCTCGTGAGGGGAGGGGATTCGCCGGAGACTCGGGGGCGGCGCTCTGTCTTGTTGTCTGCTTGTGCTGCGAGTGCCTGCGCGGAGCGGTGGTGACGGCCGCCGAGAAAGAGAAGGGGATGGATGGAGTGGAGCGGAGTCAGAGGAAGGTTGACGGGGAGCGCCGAAAAAGGCGGTGTGTGATGTGAAGAAATGGATGGGGTCCGGAAACTGGGACCAGTAATAACAGCCCAGCTAATGACACACCGGGCTGGGCTGGCCATAGGAGTATAAGACCGTTTGTTTCGGGCTGGGTTGGGCTGCCCACGCCAAGATAGTAGGGCTGGCTACTTTCGTGAGCACTAAACGCATAGTACTCAGAGCGGACCGCTCCGCTCCAATTTTTACAGTTCCGCTTAAGAT
It includes:
- the LOC101780531 gene encoding uncharacterized protein LOC101780531 gives rise to the protein MGLAGGIVRRVFSKSPCSSAGSGRAHSEKGAADHRRRWSSLRLYLCGDEMNAAPEDDDDETLSVKSFETCVMPQEAHVPVAQPSDVHNADDNTGEPEDQRVPGEHSHIVAPTEPAEKEGAATLIQSAFRGFMARRDLQELRKRKEMDGGADEPRSPTSVSVATSVVVQVGESVSNLRLSGEDSASVQQRGSQKSRPPPLPAFRVKEEWDDSTVSSNVSRMRIQSRIEATTRRERALAYAFSQQLRSCGGTKKRSARPEQAEFNVGWSWLERWMATRQAEPAADDCMSRNADTGSAVAGRRVVIVRRRSDVAVEEKESCGSNDVSVVSFDGSSLGGRSGLSCHKPGRSRLKGARSLPRRKVASSDHRLQARSHKVSKKGHKEQAPPHKDQAEADGYDAACQPPTDY
- the LOC101780136 gene encoding 65-kDa microtubule-associated protein 1; protein product: MGVAGHNDPLLGETTCGSLLQQLQAIWDEVGESDEDRDKMLLQLEQECLDVYRRKVDHASSSRARLLQQLANSKSELTRLLSALGELSVSGIPDKTTGTIKEQLAAISPSLELLCRKRDSRVKEFADVQLQIQTLRGEITGNLQSGELLETPHVNEDDLSVKKLNEFLFELQALQKEKSNRLHKILESVSSVHDLCSVLGMNFVGTVTEVHPSLDDSVGVQSKSISDETLSKLSKMVIGLQEEKSKRFAKIQALASQLSDLWNLMDARVEERQPFHHITCNMSSTLDEVTVPGALALDVIEQAELEVERLDQLKASRMKDIAFKKQTELEDIYARAHIAIDTSAARDRIMSIIESSSFEPSELLANMENQILQANEEALSRKDILERVDRWMSACEEESWLEDYSRDDNRYSATRGAHLNLKRAEKARVLVNKIPAIVDTLVAKTQAWEQEHGMPFTYDGVPLLAMLDEYKILRQDKEDEKRRMRDQKKINDQLAAEQEKLFGSKPSPARPQSSRKVAGARANSGGGAVNGTPVRRLSALQSGGRTASRDGRRDASRPVAPVNYVAIAKEDVASQASSNHTGLSTP